Sequence from the Symbiopectobacterium purcellii genome:
TTTACCGCAGGAACTGCCACTGGGGGTCATGACCGCCGTGCTGGGGGCACCGTATTTTATTGCGTTGGTTCGGCGGGAGGCGCGTCATGGCTAACGCTTACTCGCTGCGTATCGGCATGTTGTCTCGTCGGGTGGATAGCCGCGCATGTCTCTGGAATCTGGTACTGCTCGCTGTAACGCTGGTGACGATCCTCCTGGTGCTATCGCGAGGTGCCGTGCCGCTCTCTCCGTGGCAGGTAATGCATATACTGTTCGCACTGCACCACACCATCGAGGGTAACGCGTTTATCGTCTGGGAATTGCGCCTGCCACGCGTGGTGTTGGCGGCGATGGTAGGCGGGGCATTAGCGCTTTCGGGGCTGATATTACAGAGTCTGGTGCGTAACCCGTTGGCATCACCGGATTTGCTGGGGGTTACCAGCGGCGCGTCTGCTGCCGCCGTTGCTTTTCTCTCGTTCGGCGCGGGTGTGCTCGGTCAGCAATGGATGCCGTTGGCGGCCATTGCGGGTGCCTGGGGAACGGCGCTGCTGATCTACCTGTTGACCTGGCGGCGTGGCGTATCGCCTTACCGTCTGGTATTGGTTGGGGTAGGGATCTCCGCCTTGATGGGGGCGGTGGCGACGGGGTTGCTGCTGCTTAGCCCATTCAATACCACGCTCTCCTCCTACATCTGGCTGACAGGCAGTGTTTACGGTGCTAACTGGCAGGATGTGACATCGCTGACTGGATGGCTGGCGCTTGTCGCGCCGCTATTGGTATTACTGGCGCGCCATGTGCCGATCGCGCTGGAGCGACGACGTAGCGCATTACTGTTGCTGAGCGTAGCGCTGGCCGGTAGCGCGATCGCCCATGCGGGGGCGATAGGTTTCGTGGGGTTGATTGCCCCGCACATGGCGAAACGTCTGGTGGGCCGAACCTTTGTTGGCAGTGCGTTGGCAACGGTACTGATCGGTGCCAATCTGGTCGTGGTGTCGGATTGGGTGGGGCGTACGCTCTTTTTACCGTTGGATCTGCCCGCAGGCATTTTTATTTCTGCGTTGGGCAGCCCCTTCTTTCTCTATTTATTGATTCGGAAACGTCATCATTAAGGCATAACGATGGATTCACCAAACCCTTTTCCGCTCTCAGGACGTGCACTGACGTTGCAATATGACCAGCAGGTGATTATTGAACATCTGGATTTGCAGGTGCCTGCCGGGCGCATCACGGTATTTGTCGGAAGCAACGGATGTGGCAAAAGCACCTTGCTAAAAGCCTTTGCCCGTTTGATCTCGCCAACCTCCGGCAGTGTCATGCTCAACGGGGCGGATATTCATCGCCAATCATCCCACGCCATCGCACGTAAGCTGTCAATTTTGCCACAGACTCCGATTGCGCCAGAGGGCATGACCGTGCGTCAATTGGTTGCGATGGGGCGCTACCCGCATCAAAGTTGGCTACGCCAGTGGTCGACGCAGGATGAAGAAAAAGTGGCGCAGGCGCTGAACAGTACCGGGCTGACCGCGCTGGGCGAGCGGGTGGTGGATACGCTGTCTGGCGGGCAACGTCAGCGGGTGTGGATCGCCATGACCTTGGCGCAGGATACGGATATTTTGCTGCTGGATGAGCCAACCACCTATCTCGATGTGGCGCACCAGATTGAGGTGCTCGATTTGCTGCGTGAGCTCAACGAACAACACGGTAAAACCATCGTTATGGTACTGCACGATGTGAATCTGGCATGCCGTTATGCACATCACATGGTGGCGGTTCACCAGCGAGGCGTAGTTGCGCAAGGCGCACCGCAGGCGATCCTGACGGAAACGCTGATCAAAACGGTATTCGATCTCGATAGCCGCATCATCGCTGACCCCGTGTTCGGTACGCCACTCTGTATTCCACTGGGCCGTTATGCGCCGAAACAGCAAAACGTGCGCGATGCGTGATCTCTCCTTTCACGCCGAAGAGCGGGCAGATCTCGCCGATCGTTTTAATCTGATCGCAGCGGCGGAATACCCGTTCAGCAGCGCGGTGCCGGTATCGACACTCCTGGAGACGGCATCGTGTCAGCGTATGTTGCAACAGCTTGCTCCACGACTGGGGGCCCCCTCGCTGGGGATCACCGCGTCGTTGTTAAGTAAACGCGTGGCTTTTCTTACTACCGCGGCTGCCTTTTATCCCTTATCGATGTACAACAAAGGGTTAAATATGGCGCTGACCAACTGCCTGTTGGATACGCGTCACGATGGACATCGTTGGCTGTCGCATATGGTGATGAACGAGGTATCGCTCTCAACCCCCGTGTCGGATTTGGCGCGCGCGAGTTGGCGTGATGCCCAGCTACGTGGCGTATTTGCGGAACATTTGACGCCG
This genomic interval carries:
- a CDS encoding FecCD family ABC transporter permease, which codes for MANAYSLRIGMLSRRVDSRACLWNLVLLAVTLVTILLVLSRGAVPLSPWQVMHILFALHHTIEGNAFIVWELRLPRVVLAAMVGGALALSGLILQSLVRNPLASPDLLGVTSGASAAAVAFLSFGAGVLGQQWMPLAAIAGAWGTALLIYLLTWRRGVSPYRLVLVGVGISALMGAVATGLLLLSPFNTTLSSYIWLTGSVYGANWQDVTSLTGWLALVAPLLVLLARHVPIALERRRSALLLLSVALAGSAIAHAGAIGFVGLIAPHMAKRLVGRTFVGSALATVLIGANLVVVSDWVGRTLFLPLDLPAGIFISALGSPFFLYLLIRKRHH
- a CDS encoding ABC transporter ATP-binding protein; translated protein: MDSPNPFPLSGRALTLQYDQQVIIEHLDLQVPAGRITVFVGSNGCGKSTLLKAFARLISPTSGSVMLNGADIHRQSSHAIARKLSILPQTPIAPEGMTVRQLVAMGRYPHQSWLRQWSTQDEEKVAQALNSTGLTALGERVVDTLSGGQRQRVWIAMTLAQDTDILLLDEPTTYLDVAHQIEVLDLLRELNEQHGKTIVMVLHDVNLACRYAHHMVAVHQRGVVAQGAPQAILTETLIKTVFDLDSRIIADPVFGTPLCIPLGRYAPKQQNVRDA
- a CDS encoding IucA/IucC family C-terminal-domain containing protein, producing the protein MRDLSFHAEERADLADRFNLIAAAEYPFSSAVPVSTLLETASCQRMLQQLAPRLGAPSLGITASLLSKRVAFLTTAAAFYPLSMYNKGLNMALTNCLLDTRHDGHRWLSHMVMNEVSLSTPVSDLARASWRDAQLRGVFAEHLTPLWQELSAASGISSRILWENTAVRLFSLFEHRMQTSDAATDARVKQDFHYVVHEAPGALFGLDANPLTVYFRPLTWVPAKGEWVRFRRTCCFYYKAAQPQEFCQACPLLRPDKAHRLPFRNKR